Within the Catalinimonas niigatensis genome, the region AATCGTTAATGTTTTCAAATTCAATCTCAATATGGTTGATGCCTACATCTACCGTATAAAGCTTGTCATTTACTTCCTTTTGTACATTACGCACAATGAGGTCGTAGAGGTAACGCTCGTTTTCAGGAATTTCCCAGTACCTGGCTCGGTCTAATTGCTTGTAGCTTTCGGTGGCAATGGAATGCAGTGCGGTAAGCAGAAGCATAAAATTGAGTTTGCGGATCTGCTGCTTTTCCGGATCATTAGGAAATCCCCCCGACTCAATCAGCACCGTACTGGTGCCCCATTTCTGGATGTTGTCGCCAAAAGCCCGGGGTTCAAAATCATCATTATAGCGTCCTGCATATCCTTTGGCATAATGTTGCAGCGCTTCATTGAGCTGTACAATCATTTGCATGGCCCGTTCCCGCACCGGATTAATGTCTTTGGCATAGTTATAGGCGGGAGGCAGAAAAGAAATAGTGGCCGCTTCCTTCTTGACGCCGGCTGTATAATAAGTACTTTGATCATGCAGATTGAAACCAAAATCTGCATTTAAGCTATCGCGGATATTCTTTAGTATCTGCGACTCAGGGGATTGCAGGCGAAGTGCGTCCCGGTTGAGATCAATACCCAGCGCATTACGGCGCTTGAATATTTCAGCCCCATCCGGATTGAGCATAGGAATGAAATGCACTGTTATGTTTTGTAAAATCGTATCTCTTAAGGCATCAAATGGATCGTCATCGGCGGCAAAAAAGTTGAAAAGATCCAGCCCAGCCATGGTAGCGGTAGATTCATCGCCATGCATCTGGGACCAGAGCAGCACCTGCGTGTCTCCCTTGCCAAAAGACACATCATAGATAGGTCGTCCTTCAATGGACTCACCGAGTTTGGTTACGCTGAAGCCCGACTGCTCCCGTAATTTGAGTAAAAGAGGTTCAATATCGCTAAGCGTGAATCGCCTTGTTTGGATAGCTTCCTCCCGATAACCGTCATGGGCTTCATATACTTGTTGATAAACAGGTTTTTGTGCACAGCTTACTTGACAAAAAATGAGAGAGAATACAAAGATCAACAGGTACTTCATATATAAAAAATTTCTGCCAAACCTAGCGTTAAATGCGGAAAAGACCAAATATTTCAAAGGACAGACCTTTTTAATCGCTGCTAAGGAAAGGCTTTTCATCTAAGTTTAAATGTATTCAATGATTTGTACCTGCGACTGGTCAAAAGCAATATGTTCTTTGAGTAGTTTGCTGCGATCTAAAGGTTGATGATAATGCCAGGCAGCATTTTCCAACTGCGTGCCTGCAAAGTGTATATCAAAATATTCGGTATCTCCCTTTAGCGGGCAATGGGTGGTTTTATCCGTGCTGCGCAGCGTATCCATCTGCACATCTGCTTTGGGAAAATAGTATACCGGATCATAGAGGTCAAAGCCTGCCTCCTGTACTTTGAGAACCTGATGGGATTTGGCAATTTCTTTTCCGTTGACAGTCGCTGTAACCGTTTTCTCTATCGGCTTAACCCGCATGAAATGACGTGCATCATCAGGGTCATGAATTGCGTTCTTGATCAGTGTAACTTCTTTTGTATTGCTCATGGTTTTTATTTGAGCAACAGACAAAGAGAGGGGAATTGTTTTGAAATATTTTCTTCTTTAAGAAGTGACTATTGTTAATATCTACCTAAGATGAATTTATCCTGATATCTATGGCGTTAACTACCGCTTCGTAAAACGAATTGTCTTCTTTCTGTCTCCGTTCTGTAAAGTAAGAAAATAGATACCCTGACTGGCAGAGGAAATATCATATTTGTTTTCACCCAATACTATAGCTTCCTGCATCATTTCCTGTCCAAGGATATTGTAAATGCTCACAGTTCCACCCAGCCACTGATCTTCAATGATCTCCAGGGTAAACGGTCCCGGCGTAGGATTGGGATACATATTGACTTTGGGTTTGACCACTTCCTGCTGTACCGCAGTGACATAATCATTGGCCAGCGTATGGTTAATGGTATCCATCACATACACACTAAAGTCACGGGTGATATAACCAATGTTTTTCCATTCACCTTCTACTTCTCTCCATTCATTGACTCTGAGGGCTAGAGCAAACTCACCTCCCAGATTAGGTGCATCCCAAAGTAGCTCTGTGTTATTCACTGTCAAAGAAGGTGCGGCATCGCCGGAAGAAGAGCTAGGCTGAGGCGCAAAGCGAATGTCAAATTTGTGAGGCAGGCGATAACCTTCCACTTGCTCTTCCAGATCCTGCATAGGAGTGATTAATTCAAAGCTCAAACTATCCCCATCTGAGTCTGTTGGTTCCAAAGACATACTATAGGCAGATTTGGTATAGGCAAGCGGATCAATACCCCCCCCTAACTGGGGAGTGCTGTTGCAGCCTAGTAGCGGATCTACCATAAGCTGGGTTTCTGTATAGAAAGGCGTCTGTACCGCATTACGCATATTCACGACATTTCCATTTCTGTTGAAATCCCTAAAAGACATGGTATATACTCCAGCCCCAGGAAAAGTATGCTGCAAACTGAAAGTCATTACCGTGTACGTACTGTCTTCGTTGATGACTTCACGGCTGGAAAAAGCATCTCCATATAGCTCTATGGTTTGTCCATGTCCGATGTAAAACTCACCCATGCCAAACTCTATATCTGAACCGGGATCACGGAACAGTATGACGTTAATCTCATAGGTATAACTCTGGCAATTAGTGACAGTAGCGGTAATCTCCCCTCCAATCAGATGAGTGGCTTCAGAAATATTCGGAACATTCAGTAATACGAATGCGAGTATTGCAGAATAATATATTTTGTACAGTTGCTTCATGAAATTTTCTCCTTGTGTTTGACATTGCTTCCCTTAGAATTCTATCTTTACAATCTTTCCCTTTTCCCTTCTGTATATTAGACACAGCAAAGAAGCAAAGGGTTTAAAGGGTACTACACATTATTTTTAAAAGATTAGCCATAACTCACCTGACCTATGAAACATTATGTACTGCTATGCATGGCAGCCTTATGTCTTGCCTTCACTTCCTTCGCTGCCGATGAGGACACCATCAGCGAAAAAACCAAAGACATGGAGAAATACGAAGGCTATTTTACCTTCTACTGGGATGAAGAAGAAGGCAAAATCTGGCTGGAGATAGATAAATTTGATACTGACTTCCTTTATTATAACGCATTATCCGCCGGAGCAGGTTCCAATGACATTGGCCTGGACCGTGGCCGCCTCAACCGTTCGCAGGTGATGCAATTTAGACGTAGCGGACCCAAAATTCTTTTCGTAGAACCCAACCAAGACTATCGGGCCATCACCGATGATCCTGACGAGAAGCGTGCGGTAAAAGAATCCTTTGCTGAAGCTGTCATGTTTGGTTTCAAAGTAGAAGCAGAAGAAGAGGGTAAGGTGCTGGTAGATGCTACCGACTTCTTTCTTGATGATGCCGTAGGCGTCAAAGACATGATCAAGCAGACTAAACAAGGAAGTTTTAGCCTGGACAAATCCCGCTCGGCCATTTACCTGCCTCTGACCAAAAATTTTCCCAAAAACACGGAATTTGAAGTCACATTGACGTTCACTGGCTCCGATGCCGGAGCCTATCTGCGTTCGGTCAGCCCCAATCCGGATGCTTTTACGGTACGTCAGCACCATTCTTTTGTAGAACTGCCTGATGATGAGTACGAACCCCGCGCCTTTGACCCGCGTGCCGGTTATGGCTCCATCCAGTATATGGATTATGCTACCGATGTAGACCAACCCATCATGCAACGCTTCATCCGTCGGCATCGCCTTAAGAAAAAAGACCCAACGGCAGCCGTAAGTGAAGCCGTGGAGCCTATCATCTACTATCTGGACCCTGGCGCACCAGAGCCGATACGCTCTGCCCTCATGGATGGCATCCGCTGGTGGAATCAGGCTTACGAAGCCGCTGGCTATAAGGATGCTTTTCAGGTAAAACTACTACCCGAAGATGCCGACCCTATGGACATCCGCTATAATTATGTACAGTGGGTACACCGTTCTACCCGGGGCTGGTCTTACGGAAGCAGTATTTACGATCCCCGTACCGGAGAGATCATCAAAGGCAAAGTAACGCTGGGTTCTTTACGTGTGCGACAGGATTTCCTGATTGCTTCCGGGCTGATTGCTGCCTACGAAGAAGGCAAACCGGTGTCGGAAGAGATGATGCAAATGTCTTTGCAACGCATCCGTCAGTTGGGGGCACATGAAGTAGGGCATACCCTGGGAATTTCGCATAATTATGCGTCTACCTATGAGGGCAGACATTCAGTCATGGACTATCCCCACCCTTTGGTGAAGATCAAAAACAACAACGAGCTGGATCTTTCGGATGCTTATACCAATGAAATCGGTGCCTGGGATAAGGTAGCCATTGCCTACGGTTATCAGGACTTTCCCGAAGGTGTGGACGAAGAAGAAGCATTGAACGAAATTATCCGGGAGTCCATCAGCAACAAGCTATTGTTCATCTCAGATCGAGATGCCCGGGCGGAAAGCGGTGCTCATCCTTATGCCCACCTCTGGGACAATGGTACCGACGCCACCGAAGAACTCAAAAGGGTGATGCAGGTACGGAGGATCGCCCTTAACAACATTTCTGAAAAGAAACTTCCTTTCGGACAGCCGATGGCTACGCTGGAAGAGGTACTGGTGCCGATCTATATGTTTCATCGCTATCAGGTGGAAGCCACGGCTAAGCTGATTGGTGGATTAAACTATACCTATGCCCTAAGAGGTGATGGTCAAACCCCTCTGGAAGTAGTAGCCGGTGATAAACAGCGGGCTGCCATCGCTGCTTTGTTAGAAACAATTCATCCGGGGGCACTGCTAATACCCGAGCAGGTGCTGGAACTGATTCCTCCTTATCCTCTGGGTTATTATGAAAATGATCGGGAAGTCTTTCATTCCCGTACCGGCCTTACCTTTGATCCCATAGGCGCCGCAGAGTCGGCCGCCAATTTTAGCCTGGGCTTGATGTTCAACCACGAGCGGGTAACCCGTATGATTGACCTGGCTTCCCGCTATGAAGATGTTCCCGGTTTTACCGATATGGCCAACGATCTGATTAAAGCCACGATATCTGCCCGCAAACAACAAGGTTATGCAGGAGAGTTGCAACGGCTGGTAGACCGCTTGGTATTGGATCATTTTATCCAGCTGGCCTCCAATGCCAATGCTTCCGGTCAGGCCAGAGCACTTGCTACGCTCAAGGTCAATGACATCAAACAACTAATAGAAAGTAATAATGTAGGAGAAGTGAATGAGAACTGGAAAGCACACTATGCTTTTGCGCTGGCACAGATTCGTCGCTTTGAAAATAACCCTGAAGATGTCAAAATTACCGATCCGCTGGCTGCCCCTGATGGCTCACCCATAGGTCAGGATGCTTTGGAGATGATAGGCAGTGGCACGGAAGATTGGTGCGGCTTTACGTATTAGAAATCCTATTCTTTTATATTGTAGACCTGCCAAATCTCAGTATGTAATTAGCGTAGTTATACGTCACCGGGCCTCGGCGGCTCAGAGGCCATAGGCCGTAAGAGTCTCCCCATTTTTTGCTAAAAAGTTGGAGATTGCTACGGCTTGCAGCCCGCTCCGGCGGCCCGGTCGCAATACACGTGCTTTGCTTTTTTCGCAAATTACACATACTATCTTCAAGATTGGAAGGTCTTTTTGTGCAGATATGAGAAGGAACATCTGATAAAAATAGCAGTTATCATAGGAAGAGATTTTTTGACTATGCCCTTTGACTATTCACTGGATTTTGAAAATATAGACTTCAGGAAGCATCCTGAACAATACCGTGTGGGCAAAGGAGAGCAGGGCGTACTGCTAGTAGAGCCATATAAATCAGAAATCCTGCCCCACTGGAGATTCAAGACGCCGGAAATCGCCACCACTTCTTCTGAAAAGATTTATCAGCTGTTTCTGGATTACCTGAAAGACGGTGATTTTGTAGGGGCCGACATGGCACGCAAGTTTTTGCAGATGGGTTATACCCGTTCCCGCCGTTATGCCAACCACAAAAGCGGGCGCAAATACAAAAGTAATCCCCAGAAAGCAGTGGATCAGGAAGCAGAAAAACAAGCCCGGCAGGAAATCCTCCCCCGGGAAGAAGATCCGATAAAAGCTAAGTCTGCGGCCATCTTCAAAGCCAAGTGGGAGGAAGCCAAAGCCCATCCCCAATACCAGCAGATGCTGGAAAAGCATAAGGAGCAGTACGGTTAGCCTCTGCGACCCCTCTCTCAGTCGCTCGGTTCCAGCCGGGTGATGGTTATCGGCAGGACCTCTGGCCCGAAAAGCCAAAGATGATGAGAGAAAGTATGGCCGGAGGCCCTGAATGCTATGGGTCACTAACCAGAGGTTAGCGACTGGAAAAGAACTTCTGTATGCATGTCAGAAAAAGCGAAAAAGTCTATCTTTTCTAGTGCTGCTAGAGGTGATAATGCAGTCCAAAGCAGATTGCGGGACTGATAAAAACAGTCGGAAACAGAATATTATCAAAGTTTAGCTGCTCAAAAATTGTAAAAAATTTCGTTTAGGGGGTATTTTATTGGTCAAATGCCATCAGAAATTTTGTTCCCGAGGCATTTGCCCGGTCAAATGAAGCCAGAACGACTGAAAAGAGGACGTTTGGGCAGTCAAATGAGATGTTTCAAAGTCAATTCAAAGCATTTGAACGTTCAAATACTCCAAATCGGAGTGAAATCATGGCATTTGACCGTTCAAATACTCCAAATCGAAGTGAAATCATGGCATTTGACCGTTCAAATGGAATGAATTTTTACGTTCTGAACATATTTGCCCAGTCAAATGGTAATAGAACGGAAATATAATAGTGTTTGTGGCAATGGAATGGGGTGATCGTTGTCATTTTTATAATTTATGTTTCCAATAAGATTGAGCCTCAGGTTAATGGAAGTCAGTATATTAAAGGTAAGATTTGGGGATAATTATTTCAACAATACAGCTACTCTTTAAGACTCAGGATAAATTGATATATTAGAATAATGTGTGAGATAGAGATCTAACACATTATTAATTTATCAAACTCTAATGAATACGACTTTAATTGGCGACCAATTTGAGACAAAATCACTTGAAATAATAAAAAGAGTGATTGAAGAAGAACAATTAGGGCATCTTGGGAAGCATTTAAGAATTTATACAAAAAAGGAAAAAGGCTATTACTCAGCAACTAGGCAAAAGGATATATATTTTGATTTGACTATAGAAGTGTGGCCTCCTGGTGCAAGTAGATATGTTCTTATATACATCATTGAATGTAAAAATTACAACAAGAGAGTTCCCGTTGATGATACAGAAGAGTTTTGTTATAAGATTCAGCAAGTTAGTGGTGTAAATGTGAAAGGAATTTTTATTTCAAATGCGCCTCTTCAGCAGAGCGCATTTAACGTCGCTGATTCAGTTGGTATGATGGTAATTCAAGGAGA harbors:
- a CDS encoding M14 family zinc carboxypeptidase, giving the protein MKYLLIFVFSLIFCQVSCAQKPVYQQVYEAHDGYREEAIQTRRFTLSDIEPLLLKLREQSGFSVTKLGESIEGRPIYDVSFGKGDTQVLLWSQMHGDESTATMAGLDLFNFFAADDDPFDALRDTILQNITVHFIPMLNPDGAEIFKRRNALGIDLNRDALRLQSPESQILKNIRDSLNADFGFNLHDQSTYYTAGVKKEAATISFLPPAYNYAKDINPVRERAMQMIVQLNEALQHYAKGYAGRYNDDFEPRAFGDNIQKWGTSTVLIESGGFPNDPEKQQIRKLNFMLLLTALHSIATESYKQLDRARYWEIPENERYLYDLIVRNVQKEVNDKLYTVDVGINHIEIEFENINDYFDIGSIQELGDMSTFYGYEEFDAEGMVAVPGKIYEEVQPDLDAVQKLDAKKLMREGYTTVRVRDLSGQEDVRKQLILDVTSQYSEPDHELKLNNRPNFILEEKGKPKYAVVNGFLRKL
- a CDS encoding DUF427 domain-containing protein, yielding MSNTKEVTLIKNAIHDPDDARHFMRVKPIEKTVTATVNGKEIAKSHQVLKVQEAGFDLYDPVYYFPKADVQMDTLRSTDKTTHCPLKGDTEYFDIHFAGTQLENAAWHYHQPLDRSKLLKEHIAFDQSQVQIIEYI
- a CDS encoding T9SS type A sorting domain-containing protein, with protein sequence MKQLYKIYYSAILAFVLLNVPNISEATHLIGGEITATVTNCQSYTYEINVILFRDPGSDIEFGMGEFYIGHGQTIELYGDAFSSREVINEDSTYTVMTFSLQHTFPGAGVYTMSFRDFNRNGNVVNMRNAVQTPFYTETQLMVDPLLGCNSTPQLGGGIDPLAYTKSAYSMSLEPTDSDGDSLSFELITPMQDLEEQVEGYRLPHKFDIRFAPQPSSSSGDAAPSLTVNNTELLWDAPNLGGEFALALRVNEWREVEGEWKNIGYITRDFSVYVMDTINHTLANDYVTAVQQEVVKPKVNMYPNPTPGPFTLEIIEDQWLGGTVSIYNILGQEMMQEAIVLGENKYDISSASQGIYFLTLQNGDRKKTIRFTKR
- a CDS encoding zinc-dependent metalloprotease, translated to MKHYVLLCMAALCLAFTSFAADEDTISEKTKDMEKYEGYFTFYWDEEEGKIWLEIDKFDTDFLYYNALSAGAGSNDIGLDRGRLNRSQVMQFRRSGPKILFVEPNQDYRAITDDPDEKRAVKESFAEAVMFGFKVEAEEEGKVLVDATDFFLDDAVGVKDMIKQTKQGSFSLDKSRSAIYLPLTKNFPKNTEFEVTLTFTGSDAGAYLRSVSPNPDAFTVRQHHSFVELPDDEYEPRAFDPRAGYGSIQYMDYATDVDQPIMQRFIRRHRLKKKDPTAAVSEAVEPIIYYLDPGAPEPIRSALMDGIRWWNQAYEAAGYKDAFQVKLLPEDADPMDIRYNYVQWVHRSTRGWSYGSSIYDPRTGEIIKGKVTLGSLRVRQDFLIASGLIAAYEEGKPVSEEMMQMSLQRIRQLGAHEVGHTLGISHNYASTYEGRHSVMDYPHPLVKIKNNNELDLSDAYTNEIGAWDKVAIAYGYQDFPEGVDEEEALNEIIRESISNKLLFISDRDARAESGAHPYAHLWDNGTDATEELKRVMQVRRIALNNISEKKLPFGQPMATLEEVLVPIYMFHRYQVEATAKLIGGLNYTYALRGDGQTPLEVVAGDKQRAAIAALLETIHPGALLIPEQVLELIPPYPLGYYENDREVFHSRTGLTFDPIGAAESAANFSLGLMFNHERVTRMIDLASRYEDVPGFTDMANDLIKATISARKQQGYAGELQRLVDRLVLDHFIQLASNANASGQARALATLKVNDIKQLIESNNVGEVNENWKAHYAFALAQIRRFENNPEDVKITDPLAAPDGSPIGQDALEMIGSGTEDWCGFTY
- a CDS encoding DUF4385 domain-containing protein, whose translation is MPFDYSLDFENIDFRKHPEQYRVGKGEQGVLLVEPYKSEILPHWRFKTPEIATTSSEKIYQLFLDYLKDGDFVGADMARKFLQMGYTRSRRYANHKSGRKYKSNPQKAVDQEAEKQARQEILPREEDPIKAKSAAIFKAKWEEAKAHPQYQQMLEKHKEQYG